The genomic segment TAATTCTCCGTAGGAACTCCCTGCCATAAGTGAGAATAGAGAATTTTTTCGGTCAAGGTGAGAGGTCGGCCTACCGTCTCTCTAGCCTTCTTAACCAAGGACCCGAGTTTTTCATACCGGGCACGAATCATATCTATATCAAATGCCATCTGTGTCATCTCCGATGATGATTTCATCGTCCCCGGACCTAGGGCCTTTGTATAGGATTTTTCCGCCAAAAGGACATTTTTAGAAATACGGAATATTTGTTTACCAATTCATCCGCTTGGAAAGTTGGTAGGAAGACCATCCGACTTAGTCGAAGTAATAGGTATAGACCAAAGTGGAAAATTCCGGAATGGAATTTTCGGATTCACTTAACGATTCGGATATTAACTCTTCGATTTTTGCCGTCTTTGGAGGCCTCCGCCCCCAGCTCGGAAGAACCTTTGGCTTCCAAAACCAAGCGGTTAGGCTCGATCCCATTTCCTAGGAGATAATCTCGAACCATTTCCGCTCTTAGCTGTGAGACCCGTAGGTTCACCGGCTCGGTTCCTTCCAAAGATGCATGACCTGTCAAAACGGCCTTAAGATCCGGATGCCGTTTGAGTAAAGATGACAATTGATCCAGGACTTTTCTGGAATCGGAATGGACTGTTATATCATTCTTCGCAAAAATTAGATCCGATTGCTGGACTCTTTTTGCAATTTCCTCGTCCCTTCCGAAAAGGACGGCAGGCTCATATTTCTTCGAAAAAAGCCCGAAGATTCCTCCCTCATCCGTATCTTCCTTTTTCTTTTCGGATACGGAACTTTCTTCCTTCTTAATAGAAGGCTCCTTCTTCTCGCTTTCTCTTTGGGAATTTTCCGGTTGTTTTAGAGCTTCGTTACTTTGGGATTCCGTAACACTCCTCTTGAAGGCATAATAGATTCCTACTCCAAAACCCACCAGGATCACTAAGGAAAGGATCAACACAGGAATCGCACTATTCTTCTTAGATTTTCCCGCTGAAGGTGTAGGAATATAGCCTGAATAGCTTTTCTCACTTAAATCGGAATCGTGTGGAACTACCAAGCTGATAGCCTCGTCCTGGGTGGTATATTCTTCACTGGCACTCTTGTTTGAATGAGAAGATTTCTCTGCGGCCCATTTTCTAATTTCCGTCCGGAACCATTCATCTGCCTTATCCGTGAATTTATAATTCTCACGGATATACTCCATGGTTTTCTTTTCAATATCCGTATA from the Leptospira wolffii serovar Khorat str. Khorat-H2 genome contains:
- a CDS encoding OmpA family protein, which gives rise to MAKKQTYYVTIKGKKFDRGLIELAESSTSGKRDGRISVSDAKKLLNAVKDNNTYTDIEKKTMEYIRENYKFTDKADEWFRTEIRKWAAEKSSHSNKSASEEYTTQDEAISLVVPHDSDLSEKSYSGYIPTPSAGKSKKNSAIPVLILSLVILVGFGVGIYYAFKRSVTESQSNEALKQPENSQRESEKKEPSIKKEESSVSEKKKEDTDEGGIFGLFSKKYEPAVLFGRDEEIAKRVQQSDLIFAKNDITVHSDSRKVLDQLSSLLKRHPDLKAVLTGHASLEGTEPVNLRVSQLRAEMVRDYLLGNGIEPNRLVLEAKGSSELGAEASKDGKNRRVNIRIVK